CGCGGTAGTACTTACCGCCCGTGCTGGTGCTGGGGTGGCCTTGTGGGAGGTTCTTCAGGTGCCCAACGTAGTCCGCAAACATGAGGGACACACCGTTCCACACGCCCAAGCAGGAAGAGAATGCGGCAGCGAAGAATCCGACGATGAACCACTTAGAAATAAAGGTTCCGTAGCGAGCCTCCAGCACGTCCGCCATGTCCACCAAGCCCTGGTCGTTATCGGAGACAGCGACATTAGCGCTGTACAAAAGCTCGGCACCAAGGACCAGCGTAGCTAGGACGAAGATACCGGTGACGGCATAGGCCACCGAGTTGTCCATGCGCATGACCTTCATCCACTTGGGCGTGAACCACTTCTTTTCTCGCAGCCAGTAGCCATAGGCAGCAAGGGTAATAGTGCCGCCGACACCGCCGGCGATGGAGAGCACGTAGACGAAAGACCCATCCGGGATGGTGGGGACGAGGCCGCGCAGAATCTCTGGCAAATTAGGCGCTGTAATTGCGGCGATGCCCACCACAGTGACGAACATGATGCCAACTAATACGGCGGCAAGCTTTTCAAAGAGCTGGTATTGACCCAACCACGTAAGCGCAAAGCACAATACGCCGGTCAGGATAGCCCACATGGTCAAGCTTGTCCCGGGGAAGAGTGCGCTCAATGCCAAGCCGGTGCCGGACATGGCGGCGGCGCCATATACCAATCCCCAGATGACGATGTAGGGCGCGAAGTACCACGAGGTCCAGCGCCCTAGTTCCCGCCAGCCGTGGAACATGGTGTTTCCGGTGGCCAAGCTATAGCGGCCGACGCCTTCCACCAGCACGATTTTCATAATCGTACCGACGATGACGGCCCACAACAGTGCGTAACCGTAGCGCTGGCCGGCAATCATGGTTGCCACCAGGTCGGCGGCACCGACGCCGGTAGCTGCGGCGACCAAACCCGGACCAACGAGGGTCCATTTCACCTTTGCTTGTGGCTCAGAGTTGTGTGTCTGTTGGCCTTCGGCGGATGTTACGCCGGTGTGGTTATCTGAATGGCTCATGACACTTCCTTAAGTGGCTATGGTGTGAATCACTTAAGAGAAATGTATCACTCTTGACTGGTAGAGTGCAGCCCAATTATTCAACCATGCGTGCTAAGCGACGGTCCGGCCAGCAGCGTACAGCGCCTTTGGCATGGTTCTTTGCAGCTTCCATTGGAACTGAATGGGCTTTTCACCGTGGTGGGAAACATAATCCACAGCACCCAAAAATGTATAGGCGCTCGCGGTGCCCACTGAGTTCTTCTTAGTAAAGCGAGAGGCGATAAGAATCTTCCCGCCGAGCTCATCATGCCGAATATAACGACGTGCGGCCTTCGATTTTAGAGTTGTTGTCGATTGCGATTCCCAGTGGAGGAGATCCGGTGAAATCGGGTAGTCCCGGTAATTCGTGGTGGCGCTAACTTGATCGTCTTTTTGGAAAGTCACCAAGAATAAGTCCATGTTCATCTCGGGGAAGTATTTCACTCCCTCGCGCGGAAGGCTGACCAGTTTTTCTAATTCGCCAGTTTGCAAGGCGCCGACTAACTCTGCCAGAGAGTAGTCTGCGTGAGTTTCCAGAACGGTGTCGTCACTAGGCTGCGGGATAATGCGCGAAGCATCGTTTTGTAGCCGCATGACGTGTTCAAGTTCCCAAATAACTCGCGGGTGCTCTCGCAATATCCCCAGCGCTTGGTCAAAAGAAGACGGGCTGGGTGCATTGGAATTAGCCCAAAAGCCCAAGACCAGCATTCGTGCAAAGGCTTGATCAGTGGGCGACATATCGCCGAATTGCGAAGTGGAGGATTTTAGGATTCGAAGATAAGCCTCAATGCGTGTCGCATCATTGACGTGGAGGAAAACTTTAATCCGGTTGAGTAAGAAGCTTTCCATCTCATCGTCACGTGGCTCGAGGAGGCCTTCCTCGCGCAGGAGGCGGGTCCAGGAGTATTTGTTGGGGCGATAAATATCCTCCAATTCGAGGTTTGCCTCGTCGAGGAATTCTTTGAGATCGGTAGTTCGCAATTCCGCCACCAGCGCACGCACTTTCCGCAAGTTGCTCCGTGTCGTCTTCTTTACGTTGTTGAGGACCTGTTCCGTCGTCGATTCATCGAATTGGATGTGCGTTCCCGGCGGCGTGGTGGGAAAGCCCTGCTCTATCTCGGTGAGTAGATGTTTCCCGCGTTTTCTCGTTAATGCATTGAATTTACGCTCAAAATCGTATTCAACATGCTGTTGGCCAATGAAATCGAATACGGTACAAGAATCCTTTCCGGGAGCAAGGCGAAGACCGCGGCCAAGTTGCTGTAGGAAGATAACCGGGCTTTGGGTTGGCCGGAGCAAGAGCAGTGTATTGACCGCTGGGATGTCGACGCCCTCATTGAAAATATCAACGGAAAAGAGAGCCTTGATGGCGCCGCTTTCGAGTTGTTGAATGGCTTCTGCGCGTTCAGAAGAAGTTAATTTGCTCGTTACGGCCTGGGCTGGAATTCCAAAGTGCTGAAATTGCTGGGCCATATGCTCTGCGTGGGCAATGGAGACGCAAAAGCCGATCGCCTTCATTTCAGAAAGATCGAAAATCCGTTTATCCAGTTCATTAAGAATAAAGCGCGTCCGTTTTTCACCAGACTTGATATAAAACTCTGACAACTCGTTGGTGTTGTAATCTTTCTTGCCCCTGTTCCACGTAAGCGAAGAAAGATCCGTACCGTCTGCAATTCCGTAATAATGCATGGGAACCAAAAGTTGCAGGCGCAAAGCATCCCAGAGGCGAAGCTCATGGGCAATGCGGTAGTCAAAGTACTGTTGGACATTTTTGCCATCGCCGCGCTCAGGTGTTGCGGTCAGCCCAAGTAATTCGTCTGGTTCAAAATGGCTAAGAAGCGCGTTATATGTTGGAGCTTCTGCATGGTGGAATTCGTCGATGACCACCACATCGAATTGATCCGGCGCGAGCTTTTCTAAGCGAGTGGAATTGAGCGACTGAACGCTCGCAAATACGAAGTCCCAGCGCCGGGGCTCGGTGCCATCGACAAGCAACTCGCCAAAGTTGGCATCCTTGAGCACCTCGCGGTACGTACGCCGCGCTTGGTGAAGAATTTCTTTGCGGTGTGCGACGAAGAGCAAACGTGGGCGACGCTTCCACTGCCGGCAAAGATTGAGGTAATCCAGGGCAGCTACGACGGTCTTGCCGGTGCCTGTCGCCGCAACGAGTAGGTTTTTGTGGCGATCCTTTACCTCACGTTCGGACCGCAGCGCCTCGAGCATCTCTTCTTGATAAGGATAGGGAGTAACTTCTAGGCCAGAAAGCTCTAATTGGCGCAAAGCTTGTGGGGACTCCGTGCCTTTTGCAATGCGCAGGGATTCCTGCAGGCGATCCATATCCCTGGCGGGGTCAAAAGTCTTGAAGTGGCTATCGTGCCAGTAGCTGTCGAAAGTCTTTATGAATTTTTCGATGACCTCAGGCGTCGCCGTAGCAGAGCCGCGCACGTTCCATTCCCAGCCATCGATAAGAGCAGACCTCGAAAGGTTCGAGCTTCCAATAAAAGCGGTGTCGAAGCCAGAATCCCGTCGGAATAGCCATGCTTTGGCGTGCAGGCGTGTGGATTTATGCTCATAGCAAATCTTTACATCGGCGCGATATTTTTCTACCAGGCGTTTAAGAGCCGCCGCATCGGAAGCCCCACAGTAAGTAGAGGTCAATAGGCGGAATGGAATCTGGTTGTCGCGCAGGAACTGCAATTGCTGGTCAAGGACACTGATTCCGGAGCTTTTGATGAAGGCACACAATAAGTCGACGGAATCGGCTGTCTTTATCTCCCGCTCAACCTCGCTGGTCAGGCTGGTCTCGCCCTGGGCATTAGTAAAAAGCGCGCTCTTAGTCAGCGATACATCCGGAAGCAGCGGAGGCTCGGCTAAAGAAGTGTTGTAGACGGCGTAGAGGAGTTGCTCGGTATCAATATCTTCGTCCTCGCCAAGCATTCCAGCGATTGTATTGATAAGGGCTACTCGGTCTGCTGAGGATTTGAGCCCCATGAGGCGTTGCTCTAGTAAATCGCCGATGTGTTGAGACATGGCCGAGGTATAGCGCCCGCGAGCGCTATCATCTGTGCCGTTTCCTACCCCGAATCCCGCCGATGGGTGTCGGCTTTGCGTTTCCTCCATTCGCTCACGAATGCGCGAGGTCACCGGGGTTTCGTAAACGCCGAAGGGGAGCGAGGAATCCAAGGAATGACTCATAGCTACAAGATTCTAAGGGCAAAGTTTTTCCACGGCTGGAATATCTGCTGGCGCCCAGGTCAGCTCCATTGCTTCTGTGGGGGTAACCCACCTGGTTGCGTCATGATCGCTCAGGCGAAGCTCGCCGCTGGTGAGCGTGCAATAAAAGGTGGTTAGTTCGATGGTGGCAAAGTCGTACTCGTAGATGGTCGTCGTGAGTTTGCTGCCTACGCGGGCAGTAAGGTTGAGTTCCTCGCGAATTTCGCGGGCTAAAGCCTGTTCGGGTGATTCTCCCGGTTCGATTTTTCCGCCCGGAAATTCCCAATGTCCTTCTAGGGGTTTTCCGGGTTTCTTGCGGCAGGCGAGGAAGCGATCGCCATCGTGAAAGACGGCGCCGACGACGCGGATGGGGTTAGACATAGTCCCATTGTGCCTTGAGCTAAGAAACGCTAGACAAGAAGATGTAATTTAGCTAACATAATCGCAATGTTCGCGTCAGGCTGTCGCGCGGGCTTGATCATCATGCAAGCTTGAGGGGCGGTCTATCGTGACTTCTACTGATTCAGTTAATTCCTCCATCCAGAGCCATGACGGGGAAGTCCCGCGGCCTGAGGGACGGTGGAAACTCTTTGTTTATAGCGCCATTGGCGCGTTCGTGTTCTTCTTTCCTGTGACGTATAAGGAAAAGAACTCCATTCCTTTGGACCACATGGTCACCATCGTGCGCGATAGCATTCCGGCGGTGGTGCCGTGGCTTATTTTTGCGCTCGCCGTGTATGGCACGGTCCGTAGCTTTAGCACTGGGGCGTTTAAGCAAAGTGCGCTGCAGGCGGTCTTTGCGGTCCTCAATATCGCCGGTGCGGTCATTTCCTTCCTCATGGTCATTGACGCGCTGCCGTGGGTATTGGGCGATGAGGACTTGGTTCCCTTCTTGTGGAACTCCATTGCCACACCGGTGGGGCTTATCGTGCCCATCGGCGGTACCTTCCTGGCATTTCTCATTGGCTTTGGGCTCTTGGAATTTGTTGGGGTGCTGATGCAACCCATCATGCGTCCGCTGTGGAAGACGCCGGGGCGCTCCGCCATCGATGCGGTGGCATCCTTTGTCGGGTCGTATTCGCTGGGCATCTTGGTCACGGACCGTGTCTATCAAAAGGGCGGTTATACCGGCAGAGAGGCTGCAGTTATTGCCACGGGGTTTTCCACGGTATCGGCGGCGTTTATGGTCATCGTGGCCAAGCAACTGGATTTGATGAATATCTGGGGCACCTATTTCGCCGTCACGCTGCTGGTGACGTTCCTGGTTACGGCCATTACCGTGCGCATCCCGCCGCTGCGGACGAGTCCGGATGAATACTGCGCGGGTGTAGAGCCTGACCCAGAAAAGCCGGTGGAAGGATCGCGTTTTAAGAATGCGTGGCGCGAAGCGATGCTGGCTTTGCAGCGCGCGCCGTCGCTGCCGCAGGCCATTTGGGATAACCTGCGCGATGGCGTGCGCATGGCCGCGGCCATCGTGCCGTCCATCATGTCGGTGGGCCTTATTGGCTTGCTGCTTGCGCGGTTTACCCCGATCTTTGAATGGATTGGGTACCTGTTTTATCCCTTTGCTTGGATAGTGCAGCTGCSGGAGCCGGCACTTGGCGGCARGGCCGSGGCGATGGGCATTGCGGAGATGTTCCTACCCGCCACAGCGGTGGCCGACAGCGATTCCATGGTGCTGAAATTCGTCATCGGGGTCGTGGCGGTCTCTGCCATCATCTTCTTCTCCGCCCTGGTGCCGTGCATTTTGGCCACCAAGATTCCGGTGAAGCTATCTCACCTGGTCATCATCTGGTTTGAGCGGGTGGCCCTCACCATCGTGATTGCGACCCCGATTGCGCACCTGCTGTTTTGAGGTTTATTGCCCGCTTACCGCAGTGAGGTGAGCGTTAACGATGTCATCGATAAGCCGTGCCGCTGCCTTGGCGGTGCGGTTGTCTATGTCGAAGGTGGGGTTGAGCTCGACGACATCGACAAGCGCGAGCTTGCCCGTCGCGGCGATGGCGACCGCCAGGGCGCGGATGCGCTCGTAGGCAACGCCGAGGCTGGCCGGAGCGGATACACCCGGCGCGGTGGAGGCGGGAAGGACATCCAGGTCGATGGAGAGGTGGACCTTGTCCGCAGCGGCGGKGGCCTGGGTGGCGAGCGCGCCGCATTCGGCCGGGGKGAGGTTCACCAGCTCCTCATCCAGGGTGTAGTTGACGCCGAGCTTATCGGCATCGTTGAAGAGCACCGCGGTGTTATTGGGGCGGGAAATACCGAAGACGGTGTACTCAAAGTCATCGGTGAGCTGGGAAATCTGGGTAAAGGGCGTGCCGGAGGTGGCGTGGTCCGCGTGGCGGAGATCGAAGTGGGCATCCAGGTTGATGATCGGGGTGGCACCGCGCGCGCGGAACAGGCCGCGGTGGGAGCCGAAGGCGGTTTCGTGCCCGCCGCCCAAGATAATCGGCAGGGTAGCGCTGCGGACGAGTTCTTCGACCTTGTCAGATAGGGCCTCGTGGGCGCCGTCGAGATCGTCGGCTTGGGTGGTGATGGTTCCGGCATCGGCAAGCGCATGGCCGTGGTGAACCGCGAGGGATCCGAGGGCTGTGCGCAGGGCGGCGGGGCCGGCGGCAGCACCTTGGCGGCCGCCGTTGCGCAGCACGCCCTCATCGGAGGCAAACCCCAGCAGGGTTACGGGCGCGGATTCGGCTTGGTTGATAACGCTATGCCAGCGCGCGTGCTCGGGGCCGGGACCATCGGAGCGGCCGGACCACTCGGGGGCGGGAGTAAAAAGTGGGGCTGATTCGGTATTCATAGTGCCGATACTAGAAGCGTGCGGTGAGTTTGTCTGGCAGTAGCGGAATATAATTGGGCGCTGTGAGTGCTAATCGAGTCCCCGCTGCGCGCCATGCCCTGGACATCCTCAAGCTGCTATCGACTATCGATGTCCCGATTTCCGCCGCCCGCATCCAAGGCGAGCTCGGCCTGCCGCGCTCGACCACGTACCACCTGCTCGCGGAGATGGTCGATGCCGGCTTCGTTGCCCACCTGCCCGAGCACAAGACCTACGGCCTGGGGCTGGCCGCGTATTCGATGGCCTCTGCCTATGTAACCCAGCAGCCGCTAGTGCGCATGGCAACGCGCGACCTGGAGGAATGCGCGCGGCTGGTAGGTGGATCTGGGCACCTTTCGCGTATGGCGGGCTCGGAGATTTTATACCTGCAGGAGGTCCGCGCGCCGGGCGCGACCTCGTTGGTTACGGAGGTCGGGGTGCGCCTGCAGGCGCATAAGACGGCCTCGGGCAGGGTGATGCTGGCGCACCTGCCGGAATCCGAGGTCAAGGCCGCCTTTGATACCGCGGGCGGGGAAAATTTTGGTTTCCTCAAAGAGCAGCTGCACCTGGCCCGTGCGCGCGGGTGGGATCAGGAGGTGGAAGAAATCTCGCGGGGCCAGGCCTCGGTGGCGGTGCCCATCCTGGACCACTTGGAGCGGCCTGCGGCGGCCATTGCGGTGACCTATCCCGTGTCCACGCCGGCGGATAGGGTAGAGGAGCTCATTGCGGCGCTGCGCCAGGCCGCGGAGAAAGTTGCGGGGAAAATGTATCGCCAGCGCGAAAAGTGAGGTACCATGCGGGCTAGCGCGTTAGGCTGTGACGTGAGCTATATTTTGTTGCCCTAAAGACACTAGGAGTCATCATGCCTAATGCATACCCATCCACCGTTACAGTCGGCGTCGGAGCGCTGACCATTGAGGAAGTCGTGGCCGTTGCCCGCTACGGTGCCACGGTAGAAATCTCCGCCGAGGCTTTGGACGTGGTCGCCTCCACACGCGACCGGGTCGAAGAACTGGCCCAGGATCCCACGCCGGTCTACGGAATCTCCACCGGCTTCGGCGCGCTTGCCCGCCGCCACATTCCAGAAGAGATGCGCGCGCAGCTGCAGCTGTCCCTGGTGCGCTCCCACGCGGCCGGCACCGGCCCTGAGGTGGAAGAAGAAGTAATTCGCGCGCTCATGCTGCTGCGCCTATCCACCCTGTGTACCGGCCGTACCGGCGTGCGCCCCGTGGTGGTAGAAACTTATGCCAAGGCGCTCAACGCCGGCATCGTGCCGGTGGTGCGCGAATACGGTTCGCTGGGCTGCTCCGGCGACTTGGCCCCGCTGGCTCACTGCGCCCTAGCGCTGTTGGGTGAGGGTGAGGTACGCGTGGGCGGCGAGCTCAAGGACGCCGACGAGGCTCTTGCCGCCGCCGGCATCGAGCCGCTGGAGCTGCGCGAGAAGGAGGGCCTTGCGCTTATCAACGGAACCGATGGCATGCKGGGCCAGCTCTGCCTGGCCATTACTGMCCKGCGTGCGGCCGCMAAGACCGCCGATATCGCCACCGCGATGACGGTAGAAGGCCTGCTTGGCACCCTCGTGGTCTTTGCCGATGACCTCCAGCAGCTGCGCCCGCACCCGGGCCAGGCCGATTCTGCCGCCAATATCCGCCAGGTGGCGGACGGCTCCGAGATCCTCGCCGCAGCGCTGGAGGAGTTCAAGAAGAACCAGGTCCAAGACGCCTACTCCGTGCGCTGCGCGCCACAGGTGGCCGGCGGTTTCCGCGATACCTTGGCGCATACCGCACAGGTGGCAGAGCGCGAGCTCGCCGCCGCCGTGGACAACCCGGTCGTGGCTAAGGACGGCCGCGTGGTCTCCAACGGCAACTTCCACGGCGCCCCGGTGGCTTATGCGCTCGATTTCCTGTCCATCGTCACCGCGGACCTGGCGTCCATTTCTGAGCGCCGCACCGACCGCTTCTTGGATCCGGCCCGCAACCGCGGCTTGAACGCCTTTCTTGCCGATGACCCCGGAGTCGACTCCGGCCACATGATCGCCCAATACGCCCAGGCTGGCATCGTCAGCGAATTAAAGCGCCTGGCCACCCCGGCCTCGGCCGATTCCATTCCTTCCTCTGCCATGCAGGAAGACCACGTATCCATGGGCTGGTCCGCCGCCCGCAAGCTGCGCAAGGCCGTCGATGGCCTACAACGCGTGCTTGCCGTAGAAATCCTCACCGCTGCCCGCGCTATCGACATGCGCGAGGGTACCCCGGCCAAGGGAACCGGCGCGGTAATCGCCAAGCTGCGCGAAACCGTCAAGGGGCCAGGTGTGGACCGCTACCTCTCGCCGGAAATCGAGGAGACCGTGCGCCTAGTCAAGGAGGGCGCGCTTGTCGAAGCTGTCGAGAATGCTACTGGAAAGCTGCGTGATTAATATGTCGACCATCTCTTGGCACCCGCAATCTGAGCCCAACCCTTTGCCGTTTTCCCCTTTCAAAGCCAGCACGGTACCGCGCCCCATTGGATGGCTTTCCAGCGTGGATGGTGAGGGCCGCGAAAATATCGCTCCTTATAGCCAGTGGCAAAACCTCACCTTCGATCCGCCCATGGTGATGTTTTCGGCCAACCAGTATCCGGATGGTCGTCGCAAGGACACGGTGCTTAACGCGGAGGAGACCGGCTGGTTCGTGTGGAATATGGCCACCTATGATCTTCGCGAGGAAGTCAATAAATCCGCCCAGGTGCTCGACTATGGCGACAGCGAGTGGGACCGCCTGTCCGTTACCAAGGAATATGCGGACAATTACCGCATTCCCATGGTGAAAGAATCGCCGGTGAAGTTCGAGTGCCAGTACAAGACCACGCTGCGCGTGCCTGGCAATTCCAAGGTGGGCAGCATCGACCTCGTGGTGGCGGATGTAAAGACTATCCATATCGATGAATCTGTCATCGATGAGGAAGGCAAGCTTGACATCCTCAAGATTAAGCCCATCGCGCGCATGGGCTACTTTGACTACACCGTGGTCACAGAAAAATTCGAGATGCGCGTGCCCGGCTCCGACGACGCCGCGCGCGCCGGACTAGAGGGCAGCGCGTAGCGCATCGGCCATAGCCCGCTGGCCCGCGTGGGTGGGGTGCATGGGGAAGGAATCGGTATCCTGCCCCGTAAAGTCCACCCACGGTTTGCCTGAGCAGGCGGAGTGCTGCGGGGCATCGTCAGGCAGCACGTAGGTGGCGCCGTTGCGCTCGGCGGCCTCGCGCACCGCTTGGTTGATGCGCTGGATGGTATTTGCCAACCACTCCCGGTCTGTGGCCGGGATTTTTTCTATGAAGGGGCAGGTCTCGCCGGGGTTGATGAGGGGGATATAGCCGGTGGCAATGACCTTTGCCTCGGGCGAGCGGTGGGCGATTTCCCCGTAGACCTTGTCCAGGCGTTGGGGTAGATCGTGTAGCTCCAGGTCTATCTGCGCTCCCGATTCGCCTTGGCATATATCGTCCGTTGCGCATTGGGTCAGGCGCACAAAGCTTACGTCGTTGCCGCCGATGCTCAAGGAGACAAGGGATGTATCCGCGGCCAGTGCGTCCACCTGGGCGGGGTGCTCGCCCGCGGAGGATAAAACATCCAGCGTGCTCGCGCCCTGGCAGGCGACGTTGCGGAAAGAACTGGTGGTGATCTCCTGCGCGGCGAGTTCTGGATAGGAATCTTGTGCGCGTGCGCAGGAATCGGGCGGATCGAGAGGGAGCGTCGTCGAGCCCATCGCCGCGTAGGAATCCCCGAGGGCCACATAGTTTTCGGGGTCTTCTGTGGCTTCTTGGGCTTCTTGCGGCTGCGAGGAGCATCCTGCCAGCAGGCAGGCGGCGGCGAGGGCGGGCAATACGTGGCGCATGACTGCCATCGTAGCCGTCGAGTCTGAAATGCCAGACAGTTGGTGATTGTGAATGCTCTAAATACGTTGTGTATCACACTAAATTGATATCTGTGACGCTCGCCAAGCCCCCGGGAGACAGCCCCGGGAAACCGGCCTTGGGGTAGGGCACGGCGTCGATAAGCACGAGCGAAAGGAAGCCATGTCTGAACCACGCGAAGTCCGCGCACCCCGCGGCACCGAACTCAACGCAAAATCCTGGCAAACCGAAGCGCCACTGCGCATGCTGATGAATAACCTCGATCCCGAGGTTGCCGAGCGCCCCGAGGACCTCGTGGTCTACGGCGGTACCGGTCGTGCAGCGCGCAGCTGGGAGGCCTTCGATGCCATTGTGGAATCGCTGAAGGACTTAGAAAGCGATGAAACCCTCCTCGTCCAATCCGGAAAGCCGGTGGGCATCTGGAAGACCAATGAATGGGCACCGCGCGTGCTCATCGCCAACTCCAACCTGGTGGGCGACTGGGCCAACTGGGAGCACTTCCGCAAGCTCGAGGACGAGGGCCTGATGATGTACGGCCAGATGACGGCCGGCTCCTGGATCTACATCGCCACCCAGGGCATCCTGCAGGGCACCTACGAGACCTTCGCGGCCGTGGCCAAGAAGCGCTTCGAGGGCAGCCTGGCCGGCACCCTGACCCTGACCGGCGGGTGCGGCGGCATGGGCGGKGCCCAACCGCYCGCCGTGACGCTGAACGGCGGAGCAGTGCTCATCGTGGACGTGGATGAACACCGCCTGCGCCGCCGCCAGCACAAGCGCTACCTCGATGAAGTGGTCACCGACCTGGACGAGGCCCTGCGCTTGGTTCTCGATGCCAAGGAAAACAAAAAGGCCCTTTCTGTCGGCCTGGTGGGCAATGCCGCCGAGGTCTTCCCCGAGGTGCTGCGCCGCCAGCGCGCCGGGGAATTCAAGGTAGACATCGTCACCGACCAGACCTCCGCGCACGACCCACTGTCCTACCTGCCCACCGAAATCACCGTGGATGACTGGCAGTCCGAGGCCAAGGCCGATCCCACGACCTTTACCAAAAAGGCCCGCGAATCCATGGCCGCACAGGTCCAGGCGATGGTGGAATTCCAGGACGAGGGCGCCGAGGTCTTTGACTACGGCAACTCCATCCGCGATGAGGCGCGCCACGCCGGCTACCAGCGCGCATTTGAGTTCCCCGGCTTCGTTCCCGCCTATATCCGCCCGCTGTTCTGCGAGGGAATGGGCCCGTTCCGTTGGGCAGCGCTGTCCGGCGACCCCGAAGACATCAAGGTCACCGACGAAGCCCTGAAGGAGCTCTTCCCAGAGAACGAGCACCTGCACAACTGGCTGGACGCCGCCGAAGAATACGTCGAGTTCGAGGGCCTGCCCGCCCGCATCTGCTGGCTTGGCTACAACGAGCGCCACAAGGCCGGCCTGCTCTTCAATGACTTGGTGCGCGAGGGCAAGATCAAGGCCCCCATCGTCATTGGCCGCGACCACCTCGACTCCGGCTCGGTTGCCTCCCCGTACCGCGAGACCGAAGCCATGCTCGATGGCMCCGATGCCGTCGCTGACKGGCCGCTGCTTAATGCCATGACCGCCGTATCTTCCGGCGCGACTTGGGTCTCCCTCCACCACGGCGGCGGAGTGGGCATGGGCCGCTCCATCCACGCCGGCCAGGTCACGGTTGCCGATGGCACCGATCTCGCCGCCGCCAAGCTGCGCGCCGTGCTGACCAATGACCCAGGCATGGGTGTTATCCGCCACGTCGATGCCGGGTACTCTCGCGCAGAGGAAGTAGCCAAGGAGCGCGGCGTTCGCGTTCCCATGGAATTTAAGGCAAGGGATTAAATGAGCACACTTTTTACCGGAATTTCTGAACTCCGCACGGTCAGCGAGCACGGCACGCTTAACGATGCCGCCCTTATCGCCGACCACGGCACCATCGCCTGGATTGGCCCCGCTTCCCAGGCGCCTGCCGCCGATGACCAGGTGGACTTGGGCGGGCGCGCCGTCCTGCCGGGCTGGGTGGATTCGCACACCCACATGGTCTTCGACGGTGACCGCTCCGCCGAGTTCGAGGCCCGCATGTCCGGCGGTTCCTACGAGGCAGGCGGCATCGCGGTGACCATGGACGCCACCCGGGAGGCGGGGGCAGACCGCTTGGATAAGCTCGTCGCCGAGCGCGTGGCAGCCGGCCGCCGCGGTGGCACCACCACCTTCGAGACCAAGACCGGCTACGGCCTCAACACGGAATCTGAAGTGGAAGCCGCGCGCGTGGCATCCCAGCATGTCGATGACGTCACCTTCCTGGGTGCCCACCTCGTGCCGCCGGGAGCGGAT
This is a stretch of genomic DNA from Corynebacterium accolens. It encodes these proteins:
- a CDS encoding Nramp family divalent metal transporter, whose amino-acid sequence is MSHSDNHTGVTSAEGQQTHNSEPQAKVKWTLVGPGLVAAATGVGAADLVATMIAGQRYGYALLWAVIVGTIMKIVLVEGVGRYSLATGNTMFHGWRELGRWTSWYFAPYIVIWGLVYGAAAMSGTGLALSALFPGTSLTMWAILTGVLCFALTWLGQYQLFEKLAAVLVGIMFVTVVGIAAITAPNLPEILRGLVPTIPDGSFVYVLSIAGGVGGTITLAAYGYWLREKKWFTPKWMKVMRMDNSVAYAVTGIFVLATLVLGAELLYSANVAVSDNDQGLVDMADVLEARYGTFISKWFIVGFFAAAFSSCLGVWNGVSLMFADYVGHLKNLPQGHPSTSTGGKYYRAYLIWLTFPPMLLLLLGKPTGLIIGYGVLGAFFMPFLGLTLLVLLNTKHTPKKWRNGWFINTLMGIISAAFVYLCVSQVAGLF
- a CDS encoding DUF3427 domain-containing protein; amino-acid sequence: MSHSLDSSLPFGVYETPVTSRIRERMEETQSRHPSAGFGVGNGTDDSARGRYTSAMSQHIGDLLEQRLMGLKSSADRVALINTIAGMLGEDEDIDTEQLLYAVYNTSLAEPPLLPDVSLTKSALFTNAQGETSLTSEVEREIKTADSVDLLCAFIKSSGISVLDQQLQFLRDNQIPFRLLTSTYCGASDAAALKRLVEKYRADVKICYEHKSTRLHAKAWLFRRDSGFDTAFIGSSNLSRSALIDGWEWNVRGSATATPEVIEKFIKTFDSYWHDSHFKTFDPARDMDRLQESLRIAKGTESPQALRQLELSGLEVTPYPYQEEMLEALRSEREVKDRHKNLLVAATGTGKTVVAALDYLNLCRQWKRRPRLLFVAHRKEILHQARRTYREVLKDANFGELLVDGTEPRRWDFVFASVQSLNSTRLEKLAPDQFDVVVIDEFHHAEAPTYNALLSHFEPDELLGLTATPERGDGKNVQQYFDYRIAHELRLWDALRLQLLVPMHYYGIADGTDLSSLTWNRGKKDYNTNELSEFYIKSGEKRTRFILNELDKRIFDLSEMKAIGFCVSIAHAEHMAQQFQHFGIPAQAVTSKLTSSERAEAIQQLESGAIKALFSVDIFNEGVDIPAVNTLLLLRPTQSPVIFLQQLGRGLRLAPGKDSCTVFDFIGQQHVEYDFERKFNALTRKRGKHLLTEIEQGFPTTPPGTHIQFDESTTEQVLNNVKKTTRSNLRKVRALVAELRTTDLKEFLDEANLELEDIYRPNKYSWTRLLREEGLLEPRDDEMESFLLNRIKVFLHVNDATRIEAYLRILKSSTSQFGDMSPTDQAFARMLVLGFWANSNAPSPSSFDQALGILREHPRVIWELEHVMRLQNDASRIIPQPSDDTVLETHADYSLAELVGALQTGELEKLVSLPREGVKYFPEMNMDLFLVTFQKDDQVSATTNYRDYPISPDLLHWESQSTTTLKSKAARRYIRHDELGGKILIASRFTKKNSVGTASAYTFLGAVDYVSHHGEKPIQFQWKLQRTMPKALYAAGRTVA
- a CDS encoding (deoxy)nucleoside triphosphate pyrophosphohydrolase, giving the protein MSNPIRVVGAVFHDGDRFLACRKKPGKPLEGHWEFPGGKIEPGESPEQALAREIREELNLTARVGSKLTTTIYEYDFATIELTTFYCTLTSGELRLSDHDATRWVTPTEAMELTWAPADIPAVEKLCP
- a CDS encoding YjiH family protein gives rise to the protein MTSTDSVNSSIQSHDGEVPRPEGRWKLFVYSAIGAFVFFFPVTYKEKNSIPLDHMVTIVRDSIPAVVPWLIFALAVYGTVRSFSTGAFKQSALQAVFAVLNIAGAVISFLMVIDALPWVLGDEDLVPFLWNSIATPVGLIVPIGGTFLAFLIGFGLLEFVGVLMQPIMRPLWKTPGRSAIDAVASFVGSYSLGILVTDRVYQKGGYTGREAAVIATGFSTVSAAFMVIVAKQLDLMNIWGTYFAVTLLVTFLVTAITVRIPPLRTSPDEYCAGVEPDPEKPVEGSRFKNAWREAMLALQRAPSLPQAIWDNLRDGVRMAAAIVPSIMSVGLIGLLLARFTPIFEWIGYLFYPFAWIVQLXEPALGGXAXAMGIAEMFLPATAVADSDSMVLKFVIGVVAVSAIIFFSALVPCILATKIPVKLSHLVIIWFERVALTIVIATPIAHLLF
- the hutG gene encoding formimidoylglutamase — its product is MNTESAPLFTPAPEWSGRSDGPGPEHARWHSVINQAESAPVTLLGFASDEGVLRNGGRQGAAAGPAALRTALGSLAVHHGHALADAGTITTQADDLDGAHEALSDKVEELVRSATLPIILGGGHETAFGSHRGLFRARGATPIINLDAHFDLRHADHATSGTPFTQISQLTDDFEYTVFGISRPNNTAVLFNDADKLGVNYTLDEELVNLXPAECGALATQAXAAADKVHLSIDLDVLPASTAPGVSAPASLGVAYERIRALAVAIAATGKLALVDVVELNPTFDIDNRTAKAAARLIDDIVNAHLTAVSGQ